Proteins encoded within one genomic window of Pseudalkalibacillus sp. SCS-8:
- a CDS encoding S-layer homology domain-containing protein, which translates to MKKFLASLFAVLLVVGTISPFAAEASMENYYPADLDDHWAAETMYQLIDADIMKGYLKAGVMYAKPKKEITRAEVTALLVRSLDLKTTKQGKTFSDVPKGKWFYEPIMTASALGIVNGTSETTFKPDKSITREELATMIVRAFESVKTIDFTQGTPANFSDKNTFSTWAVPFINKASAVEIVQGSNGKFSPKNTATRAETSTMLLNALLTESTNLPNDEELINLVMNNENELYKHYQAETFENTYPIIDQYTLGFLHAVLTESNDIWIDYRDQGYDIAIEQVEPTATGVVGKNTRMAVVEVTGLSYDVTISYDGKIEAQWTDEANYYFLRKVDGEWKIYSQQ; encoded by the coding sequence ATGAAGAAGTTTCTAGCAAGTCTATTTGCGGTACTATTGGTTGTCGGTACCATCTCACCATTTGCGGCTGAGGCATCTATGGAGAATTATTATCCAGCTGACTTAGATGACCATTGGGCAGCCGAAACGATGTATCAATTGATTGATGCAGACATCATGAAGGGGTACTTAAAGGCAGGCGTCATGTACGCAAAGCCGAAAAAAGAAATTACGCGTGCAGAAGTAACAGCTTTGCTCGTACGTTCACTAGATTTGAAAACGACCAAACAAGGAAAAACATTCTCTGACGTACCAAAGGGCAAGTGGTTCTATGAGCCGATCATGACCGCAAGTGCGCTTGGCATCGTAAACGGCACATCTGAAACAACGTTCAAACCGGACAAGAGCATTACACGTGAAGAACTCGCGACGATGATTGTTCGTGCATTTGAAAGCGTGAAGACAATTGACTTCACACAAGGAACACCAGCTAACTTCTCTGATAAAAATACATTCTCTACATGGGCTGTTCCATTTATCAACAAAGCTAGTGCAGTTGAAATCGTTCAAGGTTCCAATGGTAAATTCTCACCTAAAAACACAGCAACACGTGCTGAAACGTCAACAATGCTATTGAATGCATTATTGACAGAATCTACCAATCTACCAAATGATGAAGAATTGATCAATCTAGTCATGAACAATGAGAATGAATTGTATAAGCACTACCAGGCGGAAACGTTTGAAAATACGTATCCTATCATTGATCAATATACGCTAGGCTTCTTACATGCAGTTTTGACAGAGAGCAACGATATTTGGATTGATTATAGAGATCAAGGTTATGACATCGCAATCGAGCAAGTCGAACCAACTGCAACCGGTGTAGTAGGGAAAAATACACGCATGGCTGTAGTCGAGGTTACAGGTCTAAGCTATGATGTAACGATTTCATATGATGGAAAAATAGAGGCACAATGGACCGATGAAGCGAATTATTACTTCCTACGTAAAGTGGATGGCGAATGGAAGATCTATTCTCAACAATAA
- a CDS encoding GNAT family N-acetyltransferase: MKIRKASIEDIEDLTSLMEQLGYPTSVDKMEERFNHILAEPSYTTFVGDLDGKAVGMVGLNKSMFYERDGTYVRIVAFVVDAKHRRKGIGRKLLEQAEEWAKEQGAISIELNSGNRDERREAHQFYRKMGYENKSIGYSKSLEN; this comes from the coding sequence ATGAAAATCAGAAAAGCCTCCATTGAGGACATTGAAGATTTAACATCATTGATGGAGCAGCTCGGTTATCCGACCTCCGTAGACAAAATGGAAGAACGTTTTAATCATATTTTAGCAGAACCATCTTACACCACGTTTGTAGGGGATCTCGACGGAAAAGCAGTTGGGATGGTTGGATTAAATAAAAGTATGTTTTATGAGCGGGACGGTACATATGTCCGAATTGTCGCTTTTGTTGTAGACGCAAAGCATCGGAGAAAAGGAATCGGTAGAAAACTGTTAGAACAAGCCGAGGAATGGGCAAAAGAGCAGGGCGCTATTTCAATTGAGCTGAATAGTGGAAATCGCGATGAACGAAGAGAGGCGCATCAATTCTATCGTAAAATGGGTTACGAGAATAAAAGTATCGGGTATTCGAAATCTCTTGAGAATTAG